A single region of the Massilia sp. erpn genome encodes:
- a CDS encoding LysR family transcriptional regulator, producing MDRLKAMHTFVRIVEANSFTKAAATLDLPRASLTATIQQLEAYLGTRLLQRTTRTLALTSDGAAYLQQCQAILAAVDEAEAPFRASAERPRGKLRIELPGTLGRNWVVPRLGEFQRAYPEIELVLGLGDRLVDLTREGIDCAIRVGELQDSAMVARRIGSMRFLTCATPAYLAAHGRPATLDALAQHRAVLHYSGRTGRPFPWEFVVEGAVQRVDMRGAVAINDADAYLSCGLQGLGLIQPGAYLVRGHLARGELVELLADAPPTALPISLVYPQGRASTSKLKAFAAWATTLFSSEPDLMATTPL from the coding sequence ATGGACCGGCTGAAAGCCATGCACACCTTTGTCCGCATCGTCGAAGCCAATAGCTTCACCAAGGCGGCGGCCACGCTGGACTTGCCGCGCGCCTCGCTGACGGCCACCATCCAGCAGCTGGAAGCGTATCTCGGCACGCGGCTGCTCCAGCGCACCACGCGCACCCTGGCCTTGACCAGCGACGGCGCCGCGTATCTGCAGCAATGCCAGGCCATCCTGGCGGCGGTGGACGAAGCCGAGGCACCTTTCCGCGCCAGTGCCGAGCGCCCGCGTGGCAAGCTGCGCATCGAGCTGCCCGGCACCCTGGGCCGCAACTGGGTGGTGCCGCGCCTCGGTGAGTTCCAGCGCGCCTATCCCGAGATTGAGTTGGTGCTGGGCCTGGGCGACCGTCTGGTGGACTTGACGCGCGAGGGCATTGATTGCGCCATCCGCGTCGGCGAGCTGCAGGATTCGGCCATGGTGGCGCGCCGCATCGGCAGCATGCGCTTCCTGACGTGCGCCACGCCGGCCTATCTGGCGGCGCACGGCAGGCCGGCCACACTGGATGCGCTGGCCCAGCACCGCGCCGTGCTGCACTATTCCGGCCGCACCGGCCGCCCTTTCCCTTGGGAGTTCGTGGTGGAGGGCGCCGTGCAGCGGGTCGATATGCGCGGCGCCGTAGCCATCAACGATGCCGACGCGTATCTGAGCTGCGGCCTGCAGGGGCTGGGCCTGATCCAGCCCGGCGCCTATCTGGTGCGCGGCCATCTGGCGCGCGGCGAGCTGGTGGAATTGCTGGCCGACGCGCCGCCCACTGCGCTGCCGATTTCCCTGGTTTACCCGCAGGGCCGCGCCAGCACCTCCAAGCTGAAAGCCTTTGCCGCCTGGGCCACCACCCTGTTCAGCTCCGAACCCGACCTTATGGCAACCACCCCCCTTTGA
- a CDS encoding type VI secretion system tube protein Hcp, which yields MAIDVYLKIDGIKGESSDVAHMGWIELTSAQWGVTQPKSATASTGGGHTAERCEHQCISITKLADLSSPILMQTCSSGRTLARAKLEFMRADGLGERVKYYEVELENVLIGNISQVVHEGDVLHDSIGLKFSKVRWKYSQQKIAGGAGGNTSGGWDLAINRII from the coding sequence ATGGCAATTGACGTCTATCTCAAAATCGACGGCATCAAGGGCGAATCCAGCGACGTGGCGCATATGGGCTGGATTGAACTCACCTCAGCACAATGGGGCGTAACACAACCCAAAAGCGCCACTGCCTCAACCGGCGGTGGCCATACGGCGGAACGGTGCGAACACCAGTGCATTTCGATAACCAAATTGGCCGATCTGTCTTCGCCAATTCTCATGCAAACCTGTTCTTCGGGCCGAACCCTTGCCAGAGCCAAGCTCGAGTTCATGCGGGCGGATGGTCTAGGCGAACGGGTGAAGTACTACGAGGTCGAGCTTGAAAACGTATTGATCGGCAATATCAGCCAAGTAGTTCATGAGGGCGACGTTTTACATGATTCCATCGGCCTGAAATTCTCAAAGGTTAGATGGAAATATAGTCAGCAGAAGATCGCTGGCGGCGCTGGCGGCAATACTTCAGGCGGTTGGGATCTGGCCATCAATCGTATCATTTAA
- a CDS encoding MFS transporter: MKNDISRGMIWLLATACGLIVASLYYAQTLVGPISAATGLSPQAAGLIVTLTQAGYALGLLFIVPLGDLVENRRLVFIALLAASAALALAAASHSGALFLAASLGIGLGSVAAQVLVPFAAHLSHEATRGATVGKVVSGLLLGIMLARPAASLIADYGSWRLVFGIAAVLVAGLAFVLRATLPQRVPSAALPYGRLIGSLWQLLRDTPVLRRRAAYHAGLFGAFSLFWTVAPLMLADAPFHLSQSGIALFAIVGMAGAIASPIAGRLADAGHTLPATAAALLLGVASFALPLLAPTSRTASLALLVAASIALDMAVAANLVLGQRAIFNLGTEVRSRLNGIYFALFFSGGAFGSAAGGWMLATHGWRAALLTGMALPALALLYWISEAMDDESMSQSQLPDA; the protein is encoded by the coding sequence ATGAAAAACGATATCTCGCGCGGCATGATCTGGCTGCTGGCCACGGCCTGCGGCCTCATCGTCGCCAGCCTCTACTACGCGCAAACCCTGGTCGGCCCGATCAGCGCGGCGACCGGCCTGTCGCCGCAGGCGGCCGGCCTGATCGTCACCCTGACCCAGGCCGGCTATGCGCTGGGCCTGCTGTTCATCGTCCCGCTCGGCGACCTGGTGGAAAACCGCCGCCTGGTCTTTATCGCCCTGCTGGCCGCATCCGCCGCCCTGGCCCTGGCCGCCGCCAGCCATAGCGGCGCCCTTTTCCTGGCCGCCTCGCTCGGCATCGGCCTCGGCTCCGTCGCGGCCCAGGTGCTGGTACCGTTCGCCGCCCACCTCTCGCATGAGGCAACGCGCGGCGCCACGGTGGGCAAGGTCGTCAGCGGTCTGCTGCTGGGCATCATGCTGGCCCGTCCCGCCGCCAGCCTGATCGCCGACTACGGCAGCTGGCGCCTGGTGTTCGGCATCGCTGCCGTGCTGGTGGCCGGCCTGGCCTTCGTGCTGCGCGCCACGCTGCCGCAGCGCGTGCCCAGCGCCGCCCTGCCCTATGGCCGCCTGATCGGCTCGCTGTGGCAACTGCTGCGCGACACGCCGGTGCTGCGCCGCCGCGCCGCCTACCATGCCGGCCTGTTCGGCGCCTTCAGCCTGTTCTGGACCGTGGCGCCGCTGATGCTGGCCGATGCGCCCTTCCACCTGTCGCAAAGCGGCATTGCCCTGTTCGCCATTGTCGGCATGGCTGGCGCCATCGCCTCGCCCATCGCGGGCCGCCTGGCCGATGCCGGCCACACCCTGCCCGCAACGGCCGCCGCCCTGCTGCTGGGCGTGGCCAGCTTCGCGCTGCCGCTGCTGGCGCCGACCTCGCGCACGGCCTCGCTGGCCCTGCTGGTGGCCGCGTCCATCGCGCTGGACATGGCGGTGGCGGCCAATCTGGTGCTGGGCCAGCGCGCCATCTTCAATCTGGGCACGGAAGTGCGCAGCCGCCTGAACGGCATCTACTTCGCGCTGTTCTTCAGCGGCGGCGCCTTCGGTTCGGCAGCGGGCGGCTGGATGCTGGCCACCCACGGCTGGCGCGCCGCGCTGCTGACAGGAATGGCCTTGCCGGCGCTGGCTTTGCTTTACTGGATCAGCGAAGCGATGGATGACGAGAGCATGTCTCAATCTCAGCTCCCGGACGCTTAA
- the lpxO gene encoding lipid A hydroxylase LpxO has translation MKWAIVAFYALSVLHIHFRGKVRLPFGRQLFDHSSFMAPINIFMHWFSKVPSTPWLQVADFKELEPLQQNWQVIRAEAENLLRLQKIKASAQNDDAGFNSFFKNGWKRFYLKWYDASHPSAEQLCPQTFALLQSIPSVKAAMFAELPPGGKLNPHRDPFAGSLRYHLGLATPNDDRCFIDVDGERHSWRDGVGVMFDETYIHWAINGSESDRIILFCDVERPMRFGWAQAVNRFLGRTLMTAAASPNESGDQVGLVSKLFRVSFYAGKYRRRFKAWNKTVYKLTKLGLIVGIAALIIFL, from the coding sequence ATGAAATGGGCAATTGTTGCTTTTTACGCGCTCTCCGTCCTGCACATCCACTTCCGCGGCAAAGTGCGCCTGCCGTTCGGCCGCCAACTGTTCGACCACTCGTCGTTCATGGCGCCGATCAATATCTTCATGCACTGGTTCTCCAAAGTGCCGTCCACGCCCTGGCTGCAGGTGGCCGATTTCAAGGAACTCGAACCGCTGCAGCAGAACTGGCAAGTGATCCGTGCCGAAGCCGAGAATCTGCTGCGTCTGCAAAAGATCAAGGCGTCGGCACAGAACGACGACGCCGGCTTCAACTCCTTCTTCAAGAACGGCTGGAAGCGTTTCTACCTGAAATGGTATGACGCCAGCCACCCTTCGGCTGAACAGCTGTGCCCGCAAACTTTCGCCCTGCTGCAAAGCATCCCGAGCGTGAAAGCGGCCATGTTCGCCGAGCTGCCGCCGGGCGGCAAGCTCAACCCGCACCGCGACCCCTTCGCCGGCTCGCTGCGCTACCACCTCGGCCTGGCCACGCCCAACGACGACCGCTGCTTCATCGACGTCGATGGCGAGCGCCACAGCTGGCGCGACGGCGTCGGCGTGATGTTCGACGAAACCTATATCCACTGGGCCATCAACGGCAGCGAGAGCGATCGCATCATCCTGTTCTGCGACGTCGAACGGCCGATGCGTTTTGGCTGGGCGCAAGCGGTCAACCGCTTCCTCGGCCGCACCCTGATGACGGCGGCCGCCTCGCCCAACGAAAGCGGCGACCAGGTCGGCCTGGTCAGCAAGCTGTTCCGCGTCTCCTTCTACGCCGGCAAGTACCGCCGCCGCTTCAAAGCCTGGAACAAGACCGTCTACAAGCTCACCAAGCTCGGCCTGATCGTCGGCATCGCCGCCCTCATCATCTTCCTTTGA
- a CDS encoding penicillin-insensitive murein endopeptidase, with amino-acid sequence MLEVQPKDNRSYFMLPQAPEDAGYYVYGTPTHGAAQYAHPRMMTLILAVERDWQASEHRKFGVGNISRADGVKTDHASHIKGLEVDIRPIRKDGHHASVTYLDSAYDRTATEKLINLFHANAPGQLKIFFNDNRIASVAPLKKHDNHFHIQFSEHHKEAE; translated from the coding sequence ATGCTAGAAGTTCAGCCCAAAGATAACCGCAGCTACTTCATGCTTCCACAAGCACCTGAAGACGCAGGATATTACGTCTATGGCACGCCTACCCATGGCGCCGCACAATACGCTCACCCCAGAATGATGACCTTGATTCTTGCCGTAGAGCGGGATTGGCAAGCAAGCGAGCATCGTAAATTTGGTGTTGGCAATATCAGCCGAGCCGACGGCGTCAAGACCGATCACGCATCCCATATAAAGGGACTAGAAGTGGATATTCGCCCAATACGCAAAGATGGGCACCATGCTAGCGTCACCTATCTTGATAGCGCATATGATCGCACCGCGACGGAGAAGCTGATAAATCTCTTCCATGCCAACGCACCCGGACAACTGAAGATCTTTTTCAACGACAATCGAATAGCTTCCGTTGCCCCCCTTAAGAAACATGACAATCACTTCCATATCCAATTCTCCGAGCATCACAAGGAGGCCGAATGA
- a CDS encoding TetR/AcrR family transcriptional regulator: protein MAGRPREFDRDTALKQARDVFWTHGYEGTALSDLVEALGIASARIYAAFGSKEALFREAVALYEAEEGSFAHHALSKEGSSAREAIERMLSEAAELYTRRGKPKGCMVVSAATNYSSSNEAVMTWLAEHRQQRTVTIVERIRQAVTSGELRADTDAAALGDFYAALLHGLSVQARDGVPRSRLLALIPPAMSVLAASAKR, encoded by the coding sequence ATGGCAGGCAGACCAAGAGAATTTGACCGCGACACCGCGCTGAAGCAGGCGCGTGATGTGTTCTGGACGCATGGTTATGAAGGCACGGCCCTGTCCGATCTGGTCGAAGCCCTGGGCATCGCCTCGGCCCGTATCTATGCCGCTTTCGGCTCCAAGGAGGCGCTGTTCCGCGAAGCGGTCGCGCTGTACGAGGCTGAGGAAGGCAGTTTCGCCCACCACGCGCTGAGCAAGGAAGGCAGCAGCGCACGGGAAGCCATCGAACGCATGCTGAGCGAGGCGGCCGAACTGTATACGCGGCGTGGCAAGCCGAAAGGCTGCATGGTCGTCAGCGCTGCCACCAATTACAGCAGCAGCAATGAAGCCGTGATGACCTGGCTGGCCGAACACCGGCAGCAGCGCACGGTGACCATCGTGGAACGCATCCGCCAGGCTGTGACCAGCGGCGAATTGCGCGCCGATACCGATGCCGCGGCGCTCGGTGATTTCTATGCCGCCCTGCTGCATGGCCTGTCGGTGCAGGCACGCGACGGCGTGCCGCGCAGCCGTTTGCTGGCCCTGATTCCACCCGCCATGAGCGTGCTGGCCGCCAGCGCCAAGCGCTAA
- a CDS encoding YbaN family protein: MRILLITIGCISVALGILGAFLPLLPTTPFLLLASACFARSSTRLHQRLRNDPTFGKFLSDYEDGRGIPLRGKILAIGMMWPSMLYSMYRVRFLALQVLLGLIAIGVTIYLLRLPTTPPNK; the protein is encoded by the coding sequence ATGAGAATCCTGCTTATCACCATCGGCTGTATTTCAGTCGCGCTCGGCATCCTGGGCGCTTTCCTGCCTTTGCTGCCGACCACGCCCTTTCTGCTGCTGGCCTCGGCCTGCTTTGCGCGTAGTTCGACGCGCCTGCACCAGCGCCTGCGCAACGATCCGACATTCGGCAAATTCCTCAGCGATTACGAGGATGGGCGCGGCATTCCCTTGCGCGGCAAGATTCTGGCGATCGGTATGATGTGGCCCTCGATGCTGTACTCCATGTACCGCGTGCGTTTCCTGGCCTTGCAGGTCTTGCTGGGGCTGATCGCTATCGGCGTCACGATTTACCTGCTGCGCCTGCCCACCACCCCACCCAATAAATAA
- a CDS encoding alpha/beta fold hydrolase, giving the protein MDRRHFLTLAGGAVAATALPALAAPAGKAGQPLDAAAFHAARRFQPTRFGRIAYLEQGSGPAALFLHGFPLNSFQWRGALPLLAPYRRCVAPDFLGLGYTEVAPGQGMAPQEQVAMLAELLDRLQIESVDLIANDSGGAVAQLFMVRYPQRVRSLLLTNCDSEPECPPAALAPVIELAKAGTFADQWFQPWLADKALARSAQGIGGMCYADPAHPSDEALECYLGPLVSSPQRKAQMHAYAVALERNSLQGISAALKASRVPVRVLWGEADDIFSAASARYFEQAFGNGRGLRRLPGSKLFWPEERPELLAAEARALWGQA; this is encoded by the coding sequence ATGGACCGCAGACATTTCCTGACATTGGCTGGCGGCGCCGTCGCCGCCACGGCGTTGCCGGCGCTGGCCGCGCCAGCGGGCAAAGCAGGGCAGCCGCTGGACGCCGCCGCCTTCCACGCCGCGCGCCGCTTCCAGCCGACCCGCTTCGGCCGCATCGCCTATCTCGAGCAAGGCAGCGGCCCGGCGGCCCTGTTCCTGCATGGCTTTCCACTGAACAGCTTCCAGTGGCGCGGCGCGCTGCCGCTGCTGGCGCCGTACCGACGCTGCGTCGCGCCCGACTTTCTCGGCCTGGGCTATACCGAAGTGGCGCCGGGCCAGGGCATGGCGCCGCAGGAGCAGGTGGCGATGCTGGCTGAACTGCTCGACCGCTTGCAGATCGAGAGCGTGGACCTGATCGCCAACGACAGCGGCGGCGCCGTCGCCCAGCTTTTCATGGTGCGCTACCCGCAGCGCGTGCGCAGCCTGCTGCTGACCAATTGCGACAGCGAGCCGGAATGCCCGCCCGCCGCGCTGGCGCCGGTGATCGAACTGGCCAAGGCCGGCACCTTCGCCGACCAGTGGTTCCAGCCCTGGCTGGCCGACAAGGCGCTGGCGCGCAGCGCGCAAGGCATCGGCGGCATGTGCTACGCCGATCCGGCCCATCCCAGCGACGAGGCGCTGGAATGCTATCTCGGCCCGCTGGTCAGCAGCCCGCAACGCAAGGCGCAGATGCATGCTTATGCCGTGGCGCTGGAGCGTAATTCGCTGCAGGGCATCAGCGCCGCGCTGAAAGCCAGCCGGGTGCCGGTGCGCGTGCTGTGGGGCGAGGCCGACGATATTTTCAGCGCCGCCAGCGCGCGCTATTTCGAGCAGGCTTTCGGCAATGGACGCGGCCTGCGCCGCCTGCCGGGCAGCAAGCTGTTCTGGCCGGAGGAAAGGCCCGAGTTGCTGGCTGCCGAGGCGCGGGCGCTGTGGGGCCAGGCCTGA
- a CDS encoding helix-turn-helix domain-containing protein — protein sequence MKTHDAPLAPARIGILLREWRAARRLSQLDLALDAELSARHLSYIETGKAQPSREVLGRLAQALDMPLRERNALLVAAGYAPHYPESALGAPAMARIEQAIGLMLKQQEPYPAFLLNRYWDIVAANGAALRLNRFLLDGRDSPHRNMLRHVFDPQDLRAVLANQAEVAGDLLGHLHALVASSPGDAKARALLDEVLAYPGVPQRWRQREPGAAPAPLLSTVFHKNGQELRFFSTITTFGTPRDVTLDELHIESCFPLDEATATFCQTLARSE from the coding sequence ATGAAAACCCATGACGCCCCCCTCGCCCCCGCCCGTATCGGCATCCTGCTGCGCGAATGGCGCGCGGCGCGGCGTCTGAGCCAGCTCGATCTGGCGCTCGATGCCGAACTCTCGGCCCGCCACCTGAGCTATATCGAAACCGGCAAGGCCCAGCCCAGCCGCGAGGTGCTGGGCCGGCTGGCCCAGGCCCTCGACATGCCGCTGCGCGAGCGCAATGCGCTGCTGGTGGCGGCCGGCTATGCGCCGCACTATCCCGAATCGGCGCTCGGCGCGCCGGCTATGGCGCGCATCGAGCAAGCCATCGGCCTGATGCTGAAACAGCAGGAACCCTATCCCGCCTTCCTCTTGAACCGCTACTGGGACATCGTGGCGGCCAACGGCGCCGCGCTGCGCCTGAACCGCTTCCTGCTCGATGGGCGCGACAGCCCACACCGCAATATGCTGCGCCACGTCTTCGATCCGCAGGACTTGCGCGCCGTGCTGGCCAATCAGGCGGAAGTGGCGGGCGATCTGCTCGGCCATCTGCACGCCCTGGTCGCGTCGTCGCCGGGCGATGCCAAGGCGCGCGCCCTGCTCGACGAGGTGCTCGCTTATCCCGGCGTGCCACAGCGCTGGCGCCAGCGCGAACCGGGCGCCGCGCCGGCCCCGCTGCTGAGCACCGTCTTCCACAAAAATGGCCAGGAGCTGCGTTTTTTCTCCACCATCACCACCTTCGGCACCCCGCGCGACGTCACCCTCGACGAGCTGCACATCGAATCCTGCTTCCCGCTGGATGAAGCCACGGCCACTTTCTGCCAGACGCTGGCGCGCTCCGAATAA
- a CDS encoding sugar phosphate isomerase/epimerase translates to MGTMKGPGLHLAQFAGDAAPFNSLSGIAAWAGDLGFKGLQVPAWDRRLFDLETAAESQAYCDDVKGMLAERGLEVSELSTHLLGQMVAVHPAYDALVDGFAPPELRGKPAQRSAWAIEQVKLAAKASRRLGLSEMGTFSGALAWPYFFPFPQRPQGLVETAFDELARRWKPILDVCDEQGVNLCYEIHPSEDLHDGATFEMFLDRVGGHERCNILFDPSHFVLQQLKYLDYIDIYHERIRMFHVKDAEFNPSGRQGIYGGYQNWTERAGRFRSLGDGQVDFKGIFSKLAQYRYSGWAVLEWECCLKQPEDGAREGVDFINQHIIQVTDKVFDDFAGAGITQQEINRLLGIA, encoded by the coding sequence ATTGGAACCATGAAGGGCCCGGGCCTGCACCTGGCGCAGTTTGCCGGCGATGCGGCGCCGTTCAACAGCCTGTCCGGCATTGCCGCCTGGGCCGGCGATCTGGGCTTCAAGGGCTTGCAGGTGCCGGCCTGGGACCGCCGCCTGTTCGATCTGGAAACAGCGGCCGAGAGCCAGGCCTACTGCGATGACGTGAAAGGCATGCTGGCCGAACGCGGGCTGGAAGTCAGCGAGCTGTCGACCCATTTGCTGGGCCAGATGGTGGCGGTGCACCCGGCCTATGATGCGCTGGTCGACGGCTTCGCGCCGCCCGAGCTGCGCGGCAAGCCGGCGCAGCGCAGCGCCTGGGCGATCGAGCAGGTCAAGCTGGCGGCTAAGGCGTCGCGCCGTCTCGGCCTGAGCGAGATGGGCACCTTCTCCGGCGCGCTGGCCTGGCCATATTTCTTCCCGTTCCCGCAGCGTCCGCAGGGGCTGGTGGAAACCGCCTTCGACGAACTGGCGCGGCGCTGGAAGCCCATCCTCGATGTCTGCGATGAGCAGGGTGTGAACCTGTGCTACGAAATCCACCCGAGCGAAGACCTGCACGACGGCGCCACCTTTGAAATGTTCCTGGATCGCGTGGGTGGCCATGAACGCTGCAACATCCTGTTCGATCCCAGCCACTTCGTGCTGCAGCAGCTCAAGTACCTGGACTATATCGACATCTACCACGAGCGCATCCGCATGTTCCATGTGAAGGATGCCGAGTTCAATCCGAGCGGCCGGCAGGGCATCTACGGCGGCTACCAGAACTGGACCGAACGCGCCGGCCGTTTCCGCTCGCTGGGCGACGGACAGGTGGACTTCAAAGGCATCTTCTCCAAGCTGGCGCAGTACCGCTACTCGGGTTGGGCCGTGCTGGAGTGGGAGTGCTGCCTGAAGCAGCCGGAGGACGGCGCGCGCGAAGGCGTGGACTTCATCAACCAGCACATCATCCAGGTGACGGACAAGGTGTTCGACGATTTCGCCGGCGCCGGCATCACGCAGCAAGAGATCAACCGCCTGCTGGGGATCGCATGA
- a CDS encoding RES family NAD+ phosphorylase codes for MTGAPPAQLHLAVTVWKQGELLHRVHQDKYAADQFNPGLAGNARFSPIQDAQGHPIPTLYGGASFACAVMETVFHDIPFGAGLKTFDKAKLAGQLHAQLRPEGDLLLADLSSKALRHLGIERKQLIDTEKDQYPFTRPWAAAIHAQRRDLQGLCWTSRQDDEAKAVMLFGDRIAPGLLQAAAPSRSLSGDQEAYGELLDLAALIGVLIVPGRQGSDAR; via the coding sequence ATGACCGGTGCCCCGCCCGCACAGCTGCATCTGGCCGTGACCGTCTGGAAACAAGGAGAACTGCTGCATCGCGTGCACCAGGACAAATACGCGGCTGATCAGTTCAATCCCGGCCTGGCCGGCAACGCCCGCTTCAGCCCGATCCAGGATGCCCAGGGCCATCCCATTCCCACCCTGTACGGCGGCGCCAGCTTTGCCTGCGCGGTCATGGAAACCGTGTTTCACGACATCCCCTTTGGCGCCGGGCTGAAGACCTTCGACAAGGCCAAGCTGGCCGGCCAGCTGCATGCCCAGCTGCGGCCCGAAGGCGATCTACTGCTGGCCGATTTGAGCAGCAAGGCGCTGCGCCACCTCGGCATCGAGCGCAAGCAATTGATCGACACGGAAAAAGACCAGTACCCGTTCACGCGTCCCTGGGCGGCCGCCATCCATGCCCAGCGCCGCGATCTGCAAGGTCTATGCTGGACTTCGCGCCAGGACGATGAGGCGAAAGCCGTGATGCTGTTCGGCGACCGCATCGCGCCCGGCCTGCTGCAAGCGGCCGCGCCCTCGCGCAGCCTGAGCGGCGACCAGGAAGCCTATGGCGAATTGCTCGACCTGGCGGCCCTGATCGGCGTGCTGATCGTGCCGGGCCGGCAAGGCAGCGACGCCCGCTAA
- a CDS encoding PLP-dependent cysteine synthase family protein: protein MTHSIHNSVMDAIGNTPLVRLSRLFGESAEIVAKLEYMNPGGSIKDRMVRHMLARMPAGRQRVVESSSGNTGAALAMASAVHGLQCDVTVPGKTSVEKVKRIQAYGAQVHVCAADVPEKDVRSYYAVAEALAAEHGAYHLDQYRSELNRQAHYADTAPELWQQLDGQLDYFVCGIGSGGTISGIGRYLKERNPRITVIGVEPRHSAYRKLVTDAPQSGEFRSAIEGVGKSAPSLAFDPAAVDDVVQVSDEEALEYCQLLARREGILAGGSSGCVSAGIAQLLPRLAGARVATIFPDSGVYYLSKYF from the coding sequence ATGACCCACTCTATCCACAATTCCGTTATGGATGCGATAGGTAACACGCCTCTCGTCCGTTTGTCGCGCCTGTTCGGCGAGAGTGCCGAAATCGTGGCCAAACTGGAATACATGAATCCCGGCGGCAGCATCAAGGACCGCATGGTGCGGCATATGCTCGCGCGCATGCCGGCCGGCCGCCAGCGCGTGGTCGAAAGCTCGTCCGGCAACACCGGCGCGGCGCTGGCCATGGCCAGCGCCGTGCATGGCCTGCAATGCGATGTGACCGTGCCGGGCAAGACCAGCGTGGAAAAGGTCAAGCGCATCCAGGCTTACGGCGCCCAGGTGCACGTCTGCGCCGCCGACGTGCCGGAGAAGGATGTGCGCAGCTACTACGCGGTGGCCGAAGCGCTGGCGGCCGAACACGGCGCCTACCATCTGGACCAGTACCGCTCCGAGCTGAACCGCCAGGCCCACTATGCCGACACCGCGCCCGAGCTGTGGCAGCAGCTCGACGGCCAGCTCGACTACTTCGTCTGCGGCATCGGCTCGGGCGGCACCATTTCCGGCATCGGCCGCTATCTGAAGGAGCGCAATCCGCGCATCACCGTGATCGGCGTCGAGCCGCGCCATTCGGCCTACCGCAAGCTGGTGACGGACGCGCCGCAAAGCGGCGAGTTCCGCAGCGCCATCGAGGGCGTGGGCAAGAGCGCGCCCTCGCTCGCCTTCGATCCGGCGGCGGTGGATGATGTGGTCCAGGTGAGCGATGAGGAAGCGCTGGAATACTGCCAGCTGCTGGCGCGCCGTGAAGGTATCCTGGCGGGCGGCTCCAGCGGCTGCGTCAGTGCCGGCATCGCCCAGCTGCTGCCGCGCCTGGCCGGCGCGCGCGTGGCCACCATCTTCCCCGACTCGGGCGTCTACTACCTGTCCAAATACTTTTGA
- a CDS encoding alpha/beta fold hydrolase: protein MTTEFTHGYARTAAGRIHHVSVGEGKPVLLIPGWPQTWYTWRHVMRALAASGFRAIAVDPRGIGHSDRPLDGYDTGTAAADLHEVMQQLGHERYAVVGHDIGMWIGYALASDYPQAVERMALTEAVIPGLAPAPSIFVPPEHNIFLWHFMFNQVRDLPEALIQGREREYLSFMFDKWSYRRDAVAFEVYAEAYAAPGALRAGFAYYRAIPQTIEQNLRRAETPLPMPVLALGAEHATRDAPLLTMQKLAPDLRGAILPDCGHFVTEESPLDFLAELLPFLRGE from the coding sequence ATGACAACTGAATTCACCCACGGCTATGCACGCACGGCGGCCGGCCGCATCCACCACGTCAGCGTCGGCGAAGGCAAGCCGGTGCTGCTGATCCCGGGCTGGCCGCAGACCTGGTACACCTGGCGCCACGTGATGCGCGCGCTGGCCGCATCGGGCTTCCGCGCCATCGCCGTCGACCCGCGCGGCATCGGCCACTCCGACCGTCCGCTGGATGGCTACGACACCGGCACCGCCGCTGCCGACCTGCATGAGGTAATGCAGCAGCTGGGCCACGAACGCTATGCCGTGGTGGGCCACGATATCGGCATGTGGATAGGCTATGCGCTGGCCAGCGACTATCCGCAGGCGGTGGAGCGGATGGCGCTGACCGAGGCCGTGATCCCCGGCCTGGCACCGGCACCCTCGATCTTCGTGCCGCCCGAGCACAACATCTTCCTGTGGCACTTCATGTTCAACCAGGTGCGCGACCTGCCCGAGGCGCTGATCCAGGGCCGCGAGCGGGAATACCTGTCCTTCATGTTCGACAAATGGTCCTACCGGCGCGATGCGGTGGCCTTCGAGGTGTATGCCGAAGCCTATGCCGCGCCGGGGGCGCTGCGTGCCGGCTTCGCCTACTACCGCGCCATTCCGCAGACCATCGAGCAGAATCTGCGCCGCGCCGAAACGCCGCTGCCCATGCCGGTGCTGGCGCTGGGGGCCGAGCATGCGACGCGCGACGCGCCCCTGCTGACCATGCAGAAGCTGGCGCCCGATCTGCGCGGCGCCATCCTGCCCGATTGCGGCCACTTCGTGACGGAAGAAAGCCCGCTCGACTTCCTGGCCGAGCTGCTGCCTTTCCTGCGCGGTGAATAA